Proteins encoded together in one Lysinibacter cavernae window:
- a CDS encoding EVE domain-containing protein: protein MNAWLGVVHADHVRRGVDLGIAQIHHGKRSGLARMSKGDWLVYYSPRLSMNGNKPLQAFTAVGQIADDMIYQAEDGNFRPYRRRVNYETNVGDAAIGPLKGLLDLTAGPNWGYQLRLGMLPLSEADLALIMQAMKDAG, encoded by the coding sequence ATGAATGCCTGGCTTGGTGTTGTGCACGCCGACCATGTGCGTCGCGGAGTCGACCTCGGCATCGCCCAAATCCACCATGGAAAACGGTCTGGCCTCGCGCGGATGAGCAAGGGCGACTGGCTTGTGTATTACTCGCCCAGATTGAGTATGAACGGCAACAAACCGCTCCAAGCCTTTACCGCGGTTGGCCAAATCGCCGACGACATGATTTATCAGGCCGAAGACGGCAATTTTCGACCCTATCGTCGGCGAGTGAACTACGAGACCAACGTTGGTGATGCCGCAATTGGGCCACTCAAGGGGCTGCTTGATCTCACAGCGGGACCAAACTGGGGGTATCAATTGCGACTGGGTATGCTGCCCCTGAGCGAGGCAGACCTGGCCCTCATCATGCAGGCAATGAAGGACGCCGGATGA
- a CDS encoding nicotinate phosphoribosyltransferase — protein sequence MNASTAFFTDRYELTMVDAALTAGTAHRRCVFEVFSRRLSGARRYGVLAGTGRLLDLIDRFRFEEAELSWLRDNEVVSTRTIDWLADYRFSGNIFGYPEGEVFFPGSPVLTIEGTFAESVLLETLALSVLNYDSAVATAASRMVTAAGTRPIAEMGSRRTGEYNAVAAARAAYIAGFAATSNLEAGRSWGIPTMGTAAHAFTLLHDSEEQAFQAQINTLGPGTTLLVDTYDIPAAVALAVKIAGPELGAVRIDSGDLPVVVAEVRAQLDSLGAHNTRITVTNDLDEYSVATLGASPVDSYGVGTSVVVGSGSPTTGMVYKIVAHEDNNGEWVSVAKKSQDKASVGGRKRAYRELSERGVAQAENIYVADETDEHSESDSHKGERALMVPLITDGVADSRYRGAEGVQLARQRHAASVAELPLQAMRLTRGDPVIPTQYR from the coding sequence GTGAACGCCTCAACCGCTTTTTTCACTGACCGCTACGAACTGACGATGGTGGATGCCGCCCTCACGGCCGGAACCGCCCACCGCCGCTGCGTCTTTGAAGTCTTCTCCAGACGTCTTTCCGGCGCACGGCGCTACGGGGTGCTCGCCGGTACCGGCCGCCTGCTTGACCTCATCGACCGCTTCCGCTTTGAGGAGGCCGAGCTGAGTTGGCTGCGCGACAACGAAGTGGTCAGCACCAGAACGATCGATTGGCTCGCCGACTACCGATTCAGCGGCAACATCTTCGGATACCCGGAGGGCGAAGTCTTCTTCCCCGGTTCCCCCGTCCTCACGATTGAGGGCACGTTTGCAGAATCCGTTCTGCTCGAAACCCTCGCGCTCAGCGTCCTCAACTACGACTCAGCTGTCGCCACAGCTGCTTCGCGCATGGTCACGGCGGCCGGCACCCGCCCAATCGCAGAGATGGGATCACGGCGCACTGGCGAGTACAACGCCGTTGCGGCGGCCCGTGCGGCATACATCGCTGGGTTTGCGGCAACGTCAAACCTTGAGGCAGGGCGTTCGTGGGGTATCCCAACGATGGGCACGGCCGCGCACGCATTTACGCTGCTTCACGACAGCGAAGAACAGGCATTCCAGGCACAAATCAATACCCTCGGCCCTGGCACAACCCTGCTCGTGGACACCTACGACATTCCCGCCGCGGTTGCGCTTGCCGTCAAGATCGCCGGCCCAGAGCTCGGCGCCGTGCGCATCGATTCCGGTGACCTTCCTGTTGTGGTGGCGGAGGTCCGCGCCCAGCTCGACTCACTCGGGGCGCACAACACCCGCATCACCGTCACCAACGACCTCGACGAGTACTCCGTCGCAACCCTCGGGGCCTCGCCCGTTGACTCGTACGGGGTCGGCACCTCGGTTGTTGTCGGCTCGGGCTCGCCAACCACGGGTATGGTGTACAAAATTGTGGCCCACGAGGACAATAACGGCGAGTGGGTCTCCGTCGCCAAGAAATCACAAGACAAGGCATCCGTCGGAGGACGAAAGCGCGCCTACCGAGAGCTCTCCGAACGCGGCGTTGCCCAGGCCGAAAACATCTACGTCGCCGACGAAACCGACGAGCACTCAGAGTCGGACAGCCACAAGGGCGAACGCGCGCTTATGGTCCCGCTCATCACCGATGGCGTCGCCGACAGCAGATACAGAGGAGCAGAGGGCGTCCAACTTGCGCGCCAACGTCACGCGGCAAGCGTCGCCGAGCTCCCGCTGCAGGCTATGCGCCTCACACGGGGCGACCCCGTCATCCCAACCCAGTATCGCTAA
- a CDS encoding FAD-dependent oxidoreductase, which produces MKMLREAADKLGRITMYRLVLGVLALMAVASFALTFLGALPYTPIDIAASAVVAVGVALLSGHLLAAAVQSAAQWESSAITGFLVFFLFWPTADPGQLWRIALVSVIASVSKYVLVWRGRHLFNPVAIAAVIASVTGLTAAVWWPANAYLFPVVLVGAIAVVVRTRKLLMFALYVVVATLSGTVVLVLNGTAALDALPVVLLSYPVVFLGGFMLTEPLTLPPRRWQQLMLAAVAGVLVSVPFHVGPLYNSPELTLVVMNLAAALFARRSGIRLTLLGRKLLSPTVVEFSFRPKRPLDFVPGQYLELVIPHGKPDSRGTRRMLSPTSVPGSAELVTVATSMPAKTSTAKRALRLKQEGAVLSATGVWGDFVLPRDPSVPVLLVAGGIGITPFVSQLRSDRMRGIRRDVTLVYAARSAAEYAYLDDLVGDGVRIILAGPEAPAQLPVGCELLGAERISGELLALRMPDLRARHAFVSGPPSLVEDLREDLKRQGVRSVHTDVFLGY; this is translated from the coding sequence GTGAAAATGTTGCGTGAGGCAGCCGATAAGCTCGGCCGCATAACGATGTATCGCCTGGTTCTCGGTGTGCTCGCCCTCATGGCAGTGGCGTCGTTTGCACTGACCTTTCTTGGGGCGCTTCCCTACACGCCTATCGATATCGCCGCGTCGGCCGTGGTCGCTGTTGGTGTTGCGCTGCTGAGCGGGCATCTCCTCGCGGCGGCGGTGCAGTCTGCCGCGCAGTGGGAATCATCCGCTATCACCGGTTTTTTGGTGTTCTTTTTGTTTTGGCCAACGGCTGACCCCGGCCAGCTGTGGCGTATTGCGCTCGTTTCCGTGATTGCGTCCGTGTCCAAATACGTGCTCGTGTGGCGCGGGCGTCACCTGTTTAATCCGGTTGCGATTGCTGCCGTGATTGCCTCGGTGACCGGGTTGACGGCTGCCGTCTGGTGGCCCGCAAACGCTTATCTGTTCCCCGTTGTCCTTGTTGGCGCGATCGCTGTTGTGGTACGCACCCGCAAGCTCCTGATGTTTGCGCTCTACGTTGTGGTTGCGACACTGAGCGGCACGGTTGTGCTTGTCCTCAACGGCACCGCCGCTCTTGACGCCCTCCCAGTTGTGCTCCTGAGCTACCCCGTTGTGTTCCTTGGCGGGTTCATGCTCACCGAACCACTGACCTTGCCTCCTAGGCGCTGGCAGCAGCTGATGCTCGCGGCCGTTGCGGGTGTGCTTGTCTCGGTGCCGTTCCACGTTGGTCCGCTCTACAACTCACCGGAATTGACCCTTGTTGTGATGAACCTCGCTGCGGCCCTCTTTGCGAGGCGGAGCGGCATCCGACTGACGCTGCTTGGGCGCAAGCTTCTGTCGCCAACCGTGGTCGAATTTAGTTTTCGTCCAAAGCGGCCGCTGGACTTTGTCCCTGGGCAGTACCTTGAGCTGGTCATCCCGCACGGTAAGCCCGATTCCCGTGGCACCCGCCGAATGCTGAGTCCAACCTCGGTTCCTGGGAGTGCGGAACTCGTGACGGTCGCCACGAGCATGCCTGCCAAAACGAGCACGGCAAAGCGCGCTCTTCGCCTGAAGCAAGAAGGCGCGGTGCTGAGCGCAACGGGCGTCTGGGGCGACTTTGTGCTGCCACGGGACCCCTCTGTTCCGGTCTTGCTTGTTGCGGGCGGAATCGGAATTACGCCGTTCGTGAGCCAGCTGCGCTCAGATCGGATGCGCGGGATTCGTCGCGATGTCACGCTGGTCTACGCCGCGAGGAGCGCTGCCGAGTACGCCTATCTTGATGATCTTGTTGGCGATGGTGTTCGCATCATCCTTGCGGGACCTGAGGCACCGGCGCAACTGCCAGTGGGGTGTGAACTGCTGGGCGCAGAGCGGATTTCCGGAGAGCTACTCGCGCTTCGGATGCCTGACCTCCGGGCTCGCCACGCGTTTGTGTCTGGGCCGCCCTCACTTGTTGAGGATCTGCGCGAAGACCTCAAGCGACAGGGCGTTCGCTCGGTGCATACGGACGTGTTCTTGGGATACTGA
- a CDS encoding FAD:protein FMN transferase — translation MPSFSFEAIGCPWQVDTGHELSPGAKTSILAKVRDFDQTWSRFRDDSVVATIARDGGQVEFPKESAELSALYRRVYELSGGSISPLVGGALEHLGYDASYRLTPLPGAAVTPLWDEHVRWSGTTFASDVPVTLDIGAAGKGFLAGLVGEIVAADGQTVYTVDASGDLVNVGSTIRVGLEHPFQPGKAVGIAELADSSLCASATNRRAWGQGLHHLLDARTGRPVEQIVAAWVICAQPGVADLLATALFTTEPAVVAEAFECEYVRMRSDGYIERSAGWPGEVFTRENVA, via the coding sequence GTGCCTAGTTTTTCCTTCGAGGCGATTGGATGCCCGTGGCAGGTGGATACCGGCCATGAGCTCTCGCCCGGTGCCAAGACCTCGATCTTGGCGAAGGTTCGTGACTTTGATCAGACCTGGTCGCGCTTTCGCGACGATAGCGTTGTTGCCACGATTGCACGTGACGGTGGACAGGTGGAGTTTCCCAAGGAATCCGCTGAGCTTTCTGCGCTCTATCGGCGAGTCTATGAGCTCTCAGGCGGTTCGATTTCGCCGCTGGTCGGGGGTGCGCTTGAGCATCTTGGGTACGACGCGAGCTATCGACTCACCCCACTGCCTGGCGCAGCCGTGACGCCACTGTGGGACGAACACGTCCGCTGGTCTGGCACCACATTCGCCTCAGATGTTCCCGTGACGCTCGATATTGGGGCAGCCGGTAAAGGATTCCTCGCTGGCCTCGTTGGTGAGATCGTCGCCGCTGACGGGCAGACGGTGTACACGGTTGACGCGAGTGGGGATCTGGTGAATGTGGGCTCGACCATTCGCGTCGGACTCGAGCATCCTTTCCAGCCGGGCAAAGCGGTTGGAATCGCCGAGCTTGCCGATTCCTCGCTGTGCGCATCGGCGACAAACCGGCGGGCTTGGGGACAGGGTCTCCATCACCTATTGGATGCGCGAACAGGCCGGCCCGTCGAGCAGATCGTGGCTGCCTGGGTGATTTGTGCGCAGCCTGGTGTTGCTGATCTCTTAGCTACGGCGTTGTTCACCACGGAGCCGGCCGTTGTTGCCGAGGCGTTTGAATGTGAATACGTCCGAATGCGTAGCGACGGGTACATTGAGCGTTCGGCCGGTTGGCCAGGAGAGGTGTTTACTCGTGAAAATGTTGCGTGA
- a CDS encoding acyl-CoA dehydrogenase family protein: protein MTETQRIFLANVLPDDLLERVRNRASGYDERNTFFDEDLEELREHGYLGLFSKHEHGGRNYSLEQVSRLQTRLAAAAPATALGINMHLVWTGVAKTLSDRGDTSFDWLLEEAAAGEVFAFGISEAGNDEVLFNSSTTATPVDGGYRFSGVKIFTSLSPAWTRLGIFGRDDSDPSNPQLVFGFITRETEGYSISEDWNPLGMRATQSRSTVLHDVFVPDNRVVRHIPVGPNADPLTFAIFANFELLLASVYTGIGNRALELAVATVQKRTSKKTGLPYASDPDIRWRIAHAAIDQESVQPQILSVARDVDNLIDHGMGWFPRLVGPKIRATEVAKRSVDAAIRVSGGSAYQNDGELMRLYRDVIAGLYHPSDDESAHSTFATAYLGPVS, encoded by the coding sequence GTGACCGAAACTCAGCGAATTTTCCTAGCAAATGTTCTCCCCGACGATCTGCTTGAGCGCGTGCGCAACCGAGCTTCAGGCTACGACGAACGCAACACGTTCTTCGACGAAGACCTGGAAGAACTTCGAGAACACGGCTATCTTGGGCTGTTCTCGAAGCACGAGCACGGCGGCAGAAACTACAGTCTTGAGCAGGTTTCCCGTCTGCAAACGCGTCTCGCGGCCGCGGCCCCAGCAACAGCCCTCGGTATCAACATGCACCTGGTGTGGACAGGCGTTGCAAAGACGCTCAGCGACAGGGGTGACACCAGCTTTGACTGGTTGCTCGAAGAGGCAGCGGCCGGCGAAGTGTTTGCCTTTGGTATTAGCGAAGCCGGAAACGATGAGGTGCTGTTCAACTCGTCAACGACAGCAACTCCGGTTGACGGAGGCTATCGGTTCTCAGGAGTGAAAATCTTTACGTCCCTGTCGCCGGCGTGGACAAGACTCGGCATTTTTGGGCGCGACGATAGCGACCCATCCAACCCTCAACTCGTATTCGGCTTCATCACGCGGGAAACAGAGGGCTACTCGATCTCAGAAGACTGGAACCCACTCGGCATGCGAGCAACGCAGAGCCGCAGCACCGTCCTGCACGACGTCTTCGTGCCAGACAACAGGGTTGTACGGCACATTCCGGTTGGACCAAACGCAGACCCGCTCACGTTTGCGATCTTCGCCAACTTCGAGCTCCTGCTTGCCTCCGTCTACACGGGAATCGGCAACCGCGCGCTTGAACTTGCCGTTGCGACCGTGCAGAAGCGCACCTCGAAAAAGACCGGACTTCCGTATGCGTCAGATCCCGACATCCGCTGGCGCATTGCCCACGCCGCGATCGACCAGGAGTCGGTGCAGCCACAAATCCTGTCAGTTGCCCGCGACGTTGACAACCTGATTGACCACGGGATGGGCTGGTTCCCCCGGCTTGTTGGCCCCAAGATTCGGGCGACAGAGGTCGCAAAACGAAGCGTGGATGCCGCGATTCGGGTCAGCGGCGGCAGCGCGTACCAGAACGACGGTGAACTCATGCGGCTCTACCGCGACGTGATCGCGGGGCTGTACCACCCCTCCGATGACGAATCGGCGCACTCGACCTTTGCGACTGCGTACCTCGGTCCGGTGTCATAG
- a CDS encoding prepilin peptidase, which translates to MFSIAAVVMCGLVAGITVPLIQSDLRSRRLPNALVLPGYLALTVVSAEDWARTGGPPLAMLGSGALWFGMFCLAALTGGLGMGDVKLGGLLGASLGLISWQFAAAGLVFVGFGSGVAGAFVLLRRNRMLPFGAAATLGAVARFGAVARLGVVARSDATATADAPWTSDSPAARNSTASPNQCVPFRAGLTQFPVPADPNGFDVATNGIPLGPILLGAYWAAVAGAAALVAVGRMPL; encoded by the coding sequence ATGTTCTCGATTGCAGCGGTAGTGATGTGCGGCCTGGTCGCCGGCATTACGGTGCCACTTATCCAATCGGACCTCCGCTCTCGGCGGCTGCCAAACGCTCTTGTGCTTCCTGGGTACCTTGCGCTCACCGTGGTCTCCGCCGAAGACTGGGCGAGAACGGGCGGGCCTCCGCTCGCCATGCTCGGGAGTGGCGCGCTGTGGTTTGGGATGTTCTGCCTCGCGGCCCTGACCGGAGGCCTTGGCATGGGCGACGTGAAACTTGGCGGGTTGCTTGGCGCAAGCCTCGGGCTCATCTCGTGGCAGTTCGCGGCGGCAGGGCTTGTCTTCGTTGGGTTTGGCTCAGGGGTTGCTGGGGCATTCGTCCTGCTGCGAAGGAACCGGATGTTGCCGTTTGGTGCAGCGGCGACGCTTGGTGCTGTGGCGAGGTTTGGCGCCGTGGCGAGGCTTGGCGTCGTTGCGAGGAGCGACGCTACGGCGACCGCTGACGCGCCCTGGACCAGCGATTCACCGGCGGCGCGCAACTCAACGGCTTCGCCAAATCAGTGCGTTCCGTTTCGAGCAGGTCTCACGCAATTTCCGGTGCCCGCCGACCCAAACGGATTCGATGTCGCAACGAACGGTATCCCGCTTGGTCCAATTCTGTTGGGAGCCTACTGGGCCGCGGTCGCTGGTGCTGCCGCACTTGTAGCGGTTGGGCGGATGCCATTATGA
- a CDS encoding PhoH family protein encodes MNNQYSGQTDTSAEREAQARRSSASQQAERTYVLDTSVLLSDPKALFRFAEHAVVLPVVVISELEGKRHDPEIGYFARAALRLLDDLRVQHERLDFPIPVGEGGSLRVELNHSSQSALPSGLQLGDNDSRILAVALNLANDGLAVTVVSKDLPMRVKAASIGLAAEEYRAEQTVDSGYTGLANIQLTSDEMHDLYASERMRSEQVRTLPINTGLIIHSDRGSALGRVEGDGMFRLVRGDRDVFGVNGRSAEQRLAIDLLLDPSVGIVSLGGRAGTGKSALALSAGLEAVLERNQHKKIMVFRPLYAVGGQELGYLPGDQGEKMNPWGQAVFDALGSVVSQNVLDEIEERGLIEVLPLTHIRGRSLHDAFVIVDEAQSLERNVLLTVLSRIGQNSRVVLTHDVAQRDNLRVGRHDGVASVIETLKGHALFGHMTLTRSERSDIAALVTELLEDAEVL; translated from the coding sequence GTGAACAATCAATACTCAGGCCAAACAGACACAAGCGCAGAGCGCGAGGCACAGGCGAGGCGGTCATCCGCGAGCCAACAAGCCGAGCGAACCTATGTGCTCGACACTTCGGTGTTGCTGTCAGACCCGAAAGCGCTGTTCCGGTTTGCGGAGCACGCCGTTGTACTACCGGTTGTGGTCATTAGTGAGCTCGAAGGCAAGCGCCACGACCCAGAGATTGGGTATTTTGCGCGTGCGGCCTTGCGACTTCTTGACGATCTTCGAGTGCAACACGAGCGACTTGATTTTCCCATTCCGGTGGGCGAAGGCGGCTCGCTGCGGGTTGAGCTGAATCACTCAAGCCAATCGGCTCTCCCGAGCGGGCTGCAACTCGGGGACAACGACTCTCGGATTCTCGCGGTCGCCCTGAACCTTGCAAACGATGGGCTCGCCGTGACGGTGGTCTCAAAAGACCTGCCGATGCGCGTAAAGGCGGCATCAATTGGCCTGGCTGCTGAGGAATACCGGGCAGAGCAGACGGTTGATTCCGGATACACGGGGCTCGCAAACATCCAGCTCACGTCCGACGAGATGCATGACCTGTATGCCTCTGAGCGGATGCGATCTGAGCAGGTGCGCACGCTCCCCATCAATACCGGGCTCATCATCCACTCGGATCGAGGCTCCGCTCTTGGGCGAGTTGAGGGTGACGGGATGTTCCGCCTCGTACGGGGAGACCGCGACGTTTTTGGCGTCAACGGTCGCTCGGCTGAGCAGCGGCTGGCGATCGACCTATTGCTTGACCCGTCAGTTGGCATTGTGTCTCTTGGGGGTCGAGCCGGAACGGGGAAGTCGGCGCTCGCCCTCTCAGCAGGACTCGAGGCTGTGCTCGAACGCAACCAGCACAAGAAGATTATGGTGTTTCGGCCGCTCTATGCGGTTGGCGGTCAGGAGCTTGGCTACCTTCCTGGTGATCAGGGCGAAAAGATGAACCCATGGGGTCAGGCCGTGTTTGACGCTCTCGGTTCGGTCGTGTCGCAAAACGTGCTGGACGAGATCGAAGAGCGTGGGCTGATCGAGGTGCTGCCGCTCACCCACATCAGAGGCAGGTCGCTGCACGACGCGTTTGTCATCGTTGATGAGGCCCAATCGCTTGAGCGCAACGTACTGCTCACGGTTCTCAGCCGCATCGGTCAGAACTCGAGGGTTGTTCTCACGCACGACGTGGCACAGCGCGATAACCTCAGGGTCGGTCGCCACGACGGGGTCGCCTCGGTGATCGAGACGCTCAAAGGCCACGCGCTGTTTGGGCACATGACACTGACCCGTTCGGAACGCAGCGACATTGCGGCACTCGTGACCGAGCTGCTCGAGGATGCCGAGGTGCTGTAG
- a CDS encoding isoprenyl transferase, with product MSSQQSTRGDGFLYRLYEHRLRREIDSAQMPHHVAIIVDGNRRWAKQRLLESAAHGHRAGAQKIPEFLGWCEQRGIGVVTLYLLSTDNLTGRADAELEELFGIIAKLAKELSSNGRWRVRHVGSCEGLPDDLTAALKDAEQRSAHNPGLHVNLAVGYGGRSEIAAAVRSIIDQHQADGRTLDELADTLTPELIGEHLYTRGQADPDLVIRTSGEQRLSDFMLWQSAHSEFYFVEALYPDLREVDFLRALRDYSRRQRRFGG from the coding sequence GTGAGCAGCCAACAATCGACACGCGGAGACGGATTTCTCTATCGCCTCTACGAGCATCGGCTCCGTCGGGAGATCGACTCGGCTCAGATGCCACATCACGTCGCCATTATTGTTGACGGCAACCGTCGATGGGCGAAGCAGCGGCTGCTTGAGAGCGCAGCCCATGGTCACCGTGCCGGCGCGCAGAAGATTCCTGAATTTCTCGGCTGGTGCGAGCAGCGTGGAATTGGTGTTGTCACCCTCTACCTGCTCTCGACCGACAATCTCACTGGGCGGGCGGATGCCGAGCTCGAAGAACTGTTTGGCATCATCGCCAAGCTTGCCAAGGAGCTTTCGAGCAACGGCCGCTGGCGAGTTCGCCACGTTGGCAGCTGCGAAGGGCTCCCAGATGACCTGACCGCAGCGCTGAAGGATGCTGAGCAGCGCAGCGCCCATAACCCAGGCCTGCACGTAAACCTTGCGGTTGGCTATGGAGGGCGAAGCGAAATCGCGGCGGCCGTTCGCTCCATCATCGATCAGCACCAGGCAGACGGACGCACGCTTGACGAGCTTGCCGATACCCTCACCCCTGAGCTCATTGGTGAGCACCTCTACACGCGCGGGCAGGCAGATCCAGACTTGGTGATTCGCACTTCAGGCGAGCAGCGACTGAGCGATTTTATGCTGTGGCAGAGCGCGCACAGCGAGTTTTACTTTGTTGAGGCGTTGTATCCAGATCTGCGTGAGGTTGACTTCTTGCGGGCACTGCGCGACTACTCACGCCGCCAGCGCCGTTTTGGCGGATAG
- the trhA gene encoding PAQR family membrane homeostasis protein TrhA produces the protein MGNSQTTGPLESSDEPSGGGTHAGDGLADDGAVDLPNIPLLEAADDAQAAASIPAEVKPSWRGWIHAGTFPVTIAAGVVLICLAEGTVAKWAAAVFTLTSMMLFGNSALYHRFNWRPTVKMIFKRIDHANIFLLIAGTYTPLALLALPPEKGMLLLILVWAGALLGIGFRVFWIGAPRWLYVAIYILLGWAAVMYMGDLYRVSPAMMILVIVGGLCYTAGAVIYGMKKPNPWPGHFGFHEIFHTLTVIAFLCHWTATLIISLHPAYHA, from the coding sequence ATGGGTAACTCACAGACAACCGGCCCCCTCGAGAGTTCTGACGAGCCCTCTGGCGGCGGCACGCATGCCGGCGACGGACTCGCGGATGACGGGGCCGTCGATCTGCCCAATATCCCACTGCTTGAGGCCGCGGATGATGCACAGGCGGCGGCATCCATCCCTGCAGAGGTCAAGCCATCGTGGCGCGGTTGGATACACGCCGGTACGTTCCCCGTCACCATCGCCGCAGGCGTTGTACTGATCTGCCTTGCCGAGGGAACGGTCGCGAAGTGGGCCGCCGCGGTCTTTACGCTCACCAGCATGATGTTGTTCGGTAACTCTGCGCTCTACCACCGGTTCAACTGGCGGCCAACGGTCAAGATGATCTTCAAGCGCATCGATCACGCGAACATCTTCCTGCTCATCGCGGGAACCTACACCCCGCTCGCGCTCCTCGCGCTTCCTCCTGAAAAGGGGATGTTGCTGCTTATCCTCGTGTGGGCTGGGGCCTTGCTCGGCATCGGCTTCCGAGTGTTCTGGATTGGCGCGCCACGCTGGCTCTACGTCGCCATATACATCCTGCTGGGCTGGGCTGCCGTGATGTACATGGGCGACCTCTATCGGGTGAGCCCTGCGATGATGATCCTCGTCATCGTTGGCGGCCTGTGCTACACGGCAGGGGCCGTCATCTACGGGATGAAGAAGCCGAACCCGTGGCCGGGACACTTTGGCTTCCACGAGATCTTTCACACGCTCACGGTGATCGCGTTCCTATGCCACTGGACGGCAACCCTCATCATCTCGCTGCATCCGGCGTACCACGCGTAG